From Aristaeella lactis, the proteins below share one genomic window:
- a CDS encoding ABC transporter ATP-binding protein, with product MRNHTVAWLWRTPGRKKGYIAALTAAQVLTGFLSVGFALLTRSVVNSAVSRDGAAFRHYALLLLILTAGSLLLHMVNRWLTELSKAQLENLFKQRLTAAILRKEYAAVSAVHSGEWMNRLTNDTRIVAENYTELIPGLSGMGVRLVAAVTMLIVLDGHFTAILLPGGAAMIALSVLLRGVLKRLHTRMQESDGKLRIFLQECIGNLMIVKSYAAEEHAEQEAANRMRTHLRDRMRKNNLANLGTSGVAVAINAMYVYGIIYCARGIMSGSVSYGTLTAVMQLIAQIQGPITSISGYLPRWFAMLASAERLMEAEQLEDEQTEERMTPAQIQDFYDSRFQALRLRDVCFTYAGEDRQEILKDLSLEIRKGETVAFCGHSGCGKSTVLKLLLGMYPPDSGEITVDGQPLTAAWRGLFAYVPQGNALLHGTIRDIVSFADPAHAGDEERLGQALRTACAEEFVSGLEHGADTELGERGAGLSEGQTQRVAIARAIFSGRPVLLLDESTSALDAETEEQLLKNLRGLTDRTVIIVTHRPAALAICDRVLRFTEEGGCEA from the coding sequence ATGCGTAATCATACCGTTGCCTGGCTCTGGCGGACGCCCGGGCGGAAAAAAGGCTATATTGCCGCGCTGACCGCGGCGCAGGTCCTGACCGGGTTCCTCAGTGTCGGTTTCGCGTTGCTTACACGGAGCGTTGTCAACAGTGCTGTGAGCAGGGACGGTGCCGCATTCCGGCATTACGCGCTGCTTCTCCTGATCCTGACGGCGGGCTCCCTCCTGCTGCACATGGTCAACCGATGGCTGACAGAGCTTTCCAAAGCGCAGCTTGAAAACCTGTTCAAGCAGCGGCTGACCGCGGCCATCCTGCGGAAAGAGTACGCGGCCGTAAGCGCCGTTCACTCCGGGGAATGGATGAACCGGCTGACAAACGATACGCGCATTGTTGCGGAAAACTATACAGAGCTGATTCCGGGCCTCTCCGGCATGGGGGTCCGGCTTGTTGCTGCCGTCACGATGCTGATTGTGCTGGACGGCCATTTCACCGCGATCCTGCTGCCCGGCGGCGCGGCAATGATCGCACTGTCCGTTTTGCTGCGGGGAGTGCTCAAACGCCTGCACACCCGGATGCAGGAATCGGACGGGAAACTGCGGATTTTCCTGCAGGAATGCATCGGAAACCTGATGATCGTCAAATCCTACGCGGCGGAAGAACATGCGGAACAGGAAGCCGCAAACCGGATGCGCACCCACCTGCGGGACCGGATGCGGAAAAACAACCTGGCTAACCTGGGCACCTCCGGCGTGGCCGTGGCGATCAACGCGATGTACGTTTACGGCATCATCTACTGTGCCCGGGGTATTATGTCCGGCTCCGTTTCCTACGGCACACTGACCGCCGTGATGCAGCTGATCGCCCAGATCCAGGGTCCCATTACCAGCATCAGCGGATACCTGCCGCGATGGTTTGCCATGCTGGCCAGCGCCGAGCGCCTGATGGAGGCGGAGCAGCTGGAAGATGAACAGACGGAAGAGAGAATGACGCCCGCACAGATCCAGGACTTTTATGACAGCCGTTTCCAGGCCCTCCGCCTCCGGGACGTCTGTTTCACCTATGCCGGGGAAGACCGGCAGGAGATCCTGAAGGACCTCAGCCTGGAAATCCGGAAGGGCGAAACTGTCGCCTTCTGCGGGCACAGCGGCTGCGGGAAATCCACCGTGCTGAAGCTGCTGCTGGGTATGTACCCGCCGGACAGCGGGGAAATCACCGTGGACGGACAGCCGCTGACAGCGGCCTGGCGCGGGCTCTTTGCCTATGTTCCCCAGGGTAACGCCCTGCTGCACGGAACCATCCGGGACATTGTCTCTTTCGCGGATCCGGCGCATGCCGGGGATGAAGAACGCCTGGGGCAGGCTCTGCGAACCGCCTGCGCGGAGGAATTCGTTTCCGGGCTGGAGCATGGTGCGGATACGGAGCTGGGCGAACGCGGCGCAGGCCTGTCCGAAGGCCAGACGCAGCGGGTGGCCATTGCGAGGGCCATCTTTTCCGGACGGCCGGTGCTGCTGCTGGATGAATCCACCAGCGCCCTGGACGCGGAAACAGAAGAACAGCTGCTGAAGAACCTGCGCGGCCTGACAGACAGGACCGTGATCATCGTGACGCACCGGCCGGCGGCGCTCGCCATCTGCGACCGGGTGCTGCGGTTTACCGAAGAAGGAGGATGCGAAGCATGA
- a CDS encoding GNAT family N-acetyltransferase: MIIRETNPGDLKLVNEMARLHLSTFPDYFLSMLGLPFMKAVYREYIEDPNAGIVIAEEDGNLVGLLSYMDGTSQVPVNVINSRPLLFLYSAARLILRKPSLYRNVKNLYESCKKAKSKVYSRKFIELGSFALYPHLRGNGTGTKMLDYIKAMPDYNTCDCVSLTTASDDNDRVNLFYLKRGFVPVGMVTMPEGKCMTIYQYSPNPTKYRSAGVIAQ; the protein is encoded by the coding sequence ATGATCATCAGAGAGACAAACCCGGGAGACCTGAAGCTGGTTAACGAAATGGCACGGCTGCACCTCAGCACCTTTCCGGACTACTTCCTTTCCATGCTGGGGCTCCCTTTCATGAAGGCCGTTTACCGGGAGTATATTGAAGATCCGAACGCCGGTATCGTCATCGCGGAAGAAGACGGAAACCTGGTAGGGCTTCTGTCCTACATGGACGGCACCTCCCAGGTGCCGGTCAACGTGATCAACAGCCGCCCGCTCCTGTTCCTGTACAGCGCCGCCCGCCTGATCCTGCGCAAACCGTCCCTGTACCGGAATGTGAAAAATCTTTATGAATCCTGCAAAAAGGCAAAATCAAAGGTTTATTCCCGGAAGTTTATCGAGCTGGGTTCCTTTGCCCTCTATCCGCACCTGAGGGGAAACGGCACCGGAACAAAAATGCTGGATTACATCAAGGCTATGCCGGACTACAATACCTGCGACTGCGTCAGCCTGACCACCGCCTCGGATGACAACGACCGGGTCAACCTCTTTTACCTGAAGCGCGGCTTTGTTCCCGTCGGCATGGTTACCATGCCCGAAGGAAAGTGTATGACCATATACCAGTACAGCCCGAATCCCACAAAGTACCGGTCCGCCGGCGTGATAGCGCAATAA
- a CDS encoding GIY-YIG nuclease family protein, translating to MNTYYVYMMASNNNHALYIGVTNNLPRRVYEHKTGILAGFTEKYNVHKLVWCESCHDIKSAIAREKQLKRWSRSKKEMLINKMNPEWADLSR from the coding sequence ATGAACACATACTATGTTTATATGATGGCGAGTAACAATAATCATGCCTTATACATAGGCGTGACAAACAATCTGCCCAGAAGGGTGTACGAGCATAAAACCGGCATACTGGCAGGGTTTACGGAAAAGTATAACGTGCACAAGCTTGTATGGTGCGAAAGCTGTCATGATATCAAAAGCGCCATAGCAAGAGAAAAACAACTCAAAAGATGGAGCAGAAGTAAAAAGGAAATGCTGATTAATAAAATGAATCCGGAGTGGGCAGATCTGAGCAGGTGA
- a CDS encoding manganese efflux pump MntP — MSFSFVFILNSILFGIGLAMDAFSVSVANGLNEPNMHVRRSLLIAGTFGLFQTLMPLAGWICVHSIAEAFQAFQPFIPWIALALLLFIGIKMIVEGVREEKGEAEPLHGGALMIQGIATSIDALSVGFTIAEYNYVSALTESLIIGIVTFGICVAGIRLGKTIGTKLAGKASVFGGIILILIGLEIFITGIT; from the coding sequence ATGTCATTCAGTTTCGTGTTCATCCTGAACAGCATCCTCTTCGGTATCGGCCTGGCCATGGACGCCTTTTCCGTATCCGTCGCCAACGGTCTGAACGAGCCGAATATGCATGTGCGGCGTTCCCTGCTGATCGCCGGGACTTTCGGACTGTTCCAGACCCTGATGCCCCTGGCCGGGTGGATCTGCGTGCATTCCATTGCTGAAGCCTTCCAGGCCTTCCAGCCCTTCATCCCCTGGATCGCCCTGGCCCTGCTGCTGTTCATCGGTATCAAAATGATCGTGGAAGGTGTCCGGGAGGAAAAAGGCGAGGCGGAACCGCTCCACGGCGGCGCCCTGATGATCCAGGGAATCGCCACTTCCATTGACGCCCTGTCCGTGGGTTTCACCATCGCGGAGTACAATTATGTTTCTGCCCTGACGGAGTCGCTGATCATCGGCATCGTTACCTTCGGGATCTGCGTCGCGGGCATCCGCCTGGGAAAGACCATCGGCACAAAGCTGGCCGGAAAAGCATCCGTTTTCGGCGGCATTATCCTGATCCTCATCGGACTGGAAATCTTCATCACCGGCATTACCTGA
- a CDS encoding DUF4298 domain-containing protein, with product MAESNINKKKYMVFDLVKILREHTDRLHPMKQKELVDRLHEAGYSTDRSTVRRTITDLVLDPESRIRSVSNTAHDEKDSDYETYYSGLYYDQEFSDAELRWLIDGILYSRNVPHEARKDLLEKLCNLGNAHFRKNLNLNKIRRLAADEPVNPELFENIDRVGRAIDSGKKISVVYNSMGTDFTLHPRWNSAHLLNPYAMVIRNGFYYLICNNDHHTTLTVYRMDRMTDVQIEEKLPVRPVRELDGFHEGWNLQEFMEHNANMAFGDPERITFDCAEKGVPIVIDAFGKGASFQAKKDGQYECTVRVPAFDMKLFALQHSEFVRVTSPAELADEIRGELQAALDKYSEESSNGNKAAGSGGTAAERVQYYEAKLDRALKALDAFEQVLPEVEELDRYYASPEWKEDFAADEAGQLPKDLKRGVLSEDGIYNLLERVREITGGPR from the coding sequence ATGGCCGAATCCAACATCAACAAAAAGAAATATATGGTTTTTGACCTGGTGAAGATCCTGCGGGAGCATACGGACCGGCTGCACCCCATGAAGCAGAAGGAGCTGGTGGACCGGCTGCACGAAGCCGGCTATTCCACGGACCGCTCCACGGTGCGCCGTACCATCACCGATCTGGTGCTGGATCCGGAAAGCCGCATCCGCTCCGTTTCCAACACCGCCCATGACGAGAAGGACTCGGACTATGAAACCTATTACTCCGGGCTCTACTATGACCAGGAGTTTTCCGACGCGGAGCTGCGCTGGCTCATCGACGGCATCCTCTACAGCCGGAACGTGCCCCACGAGGCCCGGAAGGACCTGCTGGAGAAGCTGTGCAACCTGGGGAACGCCCACTTCCGGAAGAACCTGAACCTGAATAAAATCCGCCGCCTGGCAGCGGATGAGCCGGTAAACCCGGAGCTGTTTGAGAACATCGACCGGGTAGGCCGGGCCATCGACAGCGGCAAAAAGATCTCCGTTGTCTACAACAGTATGGGAACGGATTTCACCCTGCACCCCCGGTGGAACTCCGCCCACCTGCTGAACCCCTACGCCATGGTCATCCGCAACGGGTTCTATTACCTGATCTGCAACAACGACCACCACACCACCCTGACCGTTTACCGCATGGACCGGATGACGGACGTGCAGATCGAGGAAAAGCTGCCGGTCCGCCCCGTGCGGGAGCTGGACGGCTTCCATGAGGGCTGGAACCTGCAGGAGTTCATGGAGCATAACGCCAACATGGCTTTCGGTGATCCGGAGCGGATCACCTTTGACTGCGCCGAAAAAGGTGTGCCCATCGTGATCGACGCTTTCGGCAAAGGTGCCTCCTTCCAGGCAAAAAAAGACGGACAGTATGAATGTACCGTCCGGGTCCCTGCTTTTGATATGAAGCTTTTTGCCCTGCAGCACAGCGAGTTCGTCCGCGTCACCTCCCCAGCGGAACTGGCGGATGAGATCCGCGGTGAGCTCCAGGCTGCTCTGGACAAATATTCGGAAGAGTCTTCAAACGGCAATAAAGCCGCCGGTTCCGGAGGCACAGCGGCGGAAAGGGTTCAGTATTATGAAGCAAAGCTGGACCGCGCGCTGAAGGCGCTGGACGCCTTTGAGCAGGTCCTTCCGGAAGTGGAGGAGCTGGATCGCTATTACGCCTCTCCCGAATGGAAGGAAGACTTTGCCGCGGACGAAGCCGGGCAGCTCCCGAAAGACCTGAAGCGGGGTGTGCTTTCCGAAGACGGGATTTACAACCTGCTGGAGCGGGTCCGGGAAATCACAGGCGGGCCCAGATAA
- a CDS encoding PqqD family protein has product MKLKKEFLCHTTDQEAMLVPTGRAGFAGLVRGNKTLGIILNLLEKETTEAEIIAAMKARFDAPEEVLARDVRTALQNLRDVGALAE; this is encoded by the coding sequence ATGAAACTGAAAAAAGAATTCCTGTGCCACACGACAGATCAGGAGGCCATGCTGGTTCCTACCGGACGGGCCGGTTTTGCCGGCCTGGTCAGGGGCAACAAGACCCTGGGCATCATCCTGAACCTGCTGGAAAAGGAAACCACCGAGGCGGAGATCATCGCCGCGATGAAGGCGCGTTTTGACGCGCCGGAAGAGGTGCTGGCCCGGGACGTCCGGACCGCGCTGCAGAACCTGCGGGACGTCGGCGCGCTGGCCGAATAA
- a CDS encoding S24/S26 family peptidase encodes MDYESYLAEHDSLTYRMTGVSMLPLLREGRDLFTVRRKEPGEKCRPGDVVLYRRPPNHYVLHRVMQIRNEDYVILGDNCIAREYGIRDEDILGVMTGYVRKGKTHSTEELPYRLYAFFMLRLSSLRIFLKRCGGKIRKIAGRIVHA; translated from the coding sequence ATGGATTATGAATCATACCTGGCGGAGCACGACAGCCTGACCTACCGGATGACAGGCGTGAGCATGCTGCCGCTGCTTCGGGAAGGCCGGGATCTTTTCACCGTGCGCAGGAAAGAGCCCGGGGAGAAGTGCCGGCCCGGGGATGTGGTGCTGTACCGCAGGCCGCCGAACCACTATGTGCTGCACCGGGTCATGCAGATCCGGAATGAAGATTACGTCATTCTGGGGGACAACTGCATCGCGCGGGAATACGGCATCCGGGACGAAGATATCCTCGGCGTGATGACTGGTTATGTCCGGAAGGGAAAGACGCACAGCACGGAAGAATTGCCATACCGGCTGTATGCTTTTTTTATGCTGCGGCTGAGCAGCCTCCGGATCTTCCTGAAACGCTGCGGGGGCAAAATCCGGAAGATTGCCGGGAGGATCGTCCATGCGTAA
- a CDS encoding nucleotidyltransferase domain-containing protein gives MMTEENKKVLDDLVYLAACAVNGQVPEKSRTDGMDLSLVYEAAQNHKLAAAAGMALESAGIRNEAFVQAVAKAMRKNALLDADRAELTRKLEEAGIWYMPLKGAILKDLYPRYGMREMADNDILVDAARAKDVGRIMQELGFEAEETGKGHHDEYRKPPVSNFEIHRMLFSGMDSHVFHEYYTGVEKRLIPDKEGSFGRHFSTDDLYLYLTAHEYKHYRHGGTGIRSLLDTYVFLKHYGNELDMAYVTAEAEKMGTADYEKKSRELALRLFSGEALTEAEQEMLAYYASSGTYGSYEQKVVNEINSFGGGFRGKLRFFRSRLFMPLEDIRYAYPVVYRHKILLPFLYVYRIIKGLTTRRGVTMADLKALKKTM, from the coding sequence ATGATGACGGAGGAAAACAAAAAGGTGCTGGACGACCTGGTTTATCTCGCGGCCTGCGCGGTGAACGGGCAGGTTCCGGAGAAAAGCCGTACAGACGGAATGGATCTTTCCCTCGTATATGAAGCCGCGCAGAATCATAAGCTGGCGGCGGCCGCCGGAATGGCGCTGGAATCCGCCGGCATCCGGAACGAGGCTTTTGTGCAGGCCGTTGCCAAGGCTATGCGGAAAAACGCCCTGCTGGATGCGGACCGGGCGGAGCTGACCCGGAAGCTGGAGGAAGCAGGCATCTGGTACATGCCGCTGAAGGGCGCCATCCTCAAGGATCTGTATCCCCGCTACGGCATGCGCGAAATGGCGGACAACGATATCCTGGTGGACGCCGCCCGGGCAAAGGATGTCGGCCGGATCATGCAGGAACTGGGGTTTGAAGCGGAGGAGACCGGAAAAGGCCATCATGATGAATACCGGAAACCGCCTGTCAGCAATTTTGAGATCCACCGGATGCTGTTCAGCGGCATGGACAGCCACGTCTTCCACGAGTATTACACGGGCGTGGAAAAACGCCTGATTCCGGATAAGGAAGGGTCTTTCGGACGCCATTTCTCAACAGACGACCTTTACCTGTACCTGACCGCCCATGAATACAAGCACTACCGGCACGGCGGCACCGGGATCCGTTCCCTGCTGGACACCTATGTGTTTCTGAAGCATTACGGAAACGAACTGGATATGGCCTATGTGACGGCGGAAGCGGAAAAAATGGGAACCGCTGATTATGAAAAAAAGAGCCGGGAGCTGGCCCTCCGGTTGTTCAGCGGAGAGGCGCTGACAGAGGCGGAACAGGAGATGCTTGCCTATTATGCCTCCAGCGGCACCTACGGTTCATATGAACAAAAGGTGGTGAACGAGATCAATTCCTTCGGCGGCGGTTTCCGCGGAAAGCTCCGTTTTTTCCGATCCCGCCTTTTTATGCCGCTGGAAGATATCCGCTATGCTTATCCGGTAGTCTACCGGCATAAGATCCTGCTGCCCTTCCTGTATGTCTACCGGATCATCAAGGGACTGACAACCCGCAGGGGCGTTACCATGGCCGACCTGAAGGCGCTGAAAAAAACGATGTGA